In one window of Leptospira sp. GIMC2001 DNA:
- a CDS encoding polysaccharide deacetylase family protein — MEEEKVQDLVNELSQDISRDDQFRQRVKRLILRTTIILVLIFLSTIGAYLLYLKFSLSQIEQELKLKQNTIDDLESSLNSLMYAEQIREEESLRIREGGDWAEDRETNQLEKKVLKNLQFLEAAAKDSKGNNISRGNEKFPEIALTFDLATGNELSTIENLIKKYNIKVTIFLSNERPSDTTGSFFMSSNIRYIKKMAKSNKVEFANHTWSHFNYVRSVHETSPKRRKVLDYVSKDAMTLERMAEELYRVETKYLDITGDNLTKFYRLPYGAVNTLILNSHASIGYKDHIMWSKNSVGSLDLPDYIHKQFITKISEKGKPTVVKNPFYKTGREALDFLYKWENRDSNGMNGAILLMHLGSPRKFDKLIDILPEFIETMKKKGYSFVTVSEVLNDKQD; from the coding sequence ATGGAAGAAGAAAAAGTCCAAGACCTCGTCAACGAACTCAGTCAGGATATATCTCGTGATGATCAGTTTAGGCAGAGAGTTAAGAGATTGATTCTTCGCACAACAATTATCCTTGTTCTTATTTTTCTCTCAACGATTGGAGCCTATCTTCTCTATCTCAAATTTTCCTTAAGCCAGATTGAACAAGAATTAAAACTCAAACAAAATACAATCGATGACTTAGAATCCAGTCTCAATTCACTTATGTACGCAGAACAGATTAGGGAAGAAGAATCTCTTCGCATTCGGGAAGGTGGTGATTGGGCAGAAGATCGAGAAACCAATCAACTAGAAAAGAAAGTTTTAAAAAATCTTCAGTTCTTGGAAGCAGCTGCAAAAGACTCGAAAGGCAATAATATATCCCGAGGAAACGAGAAGTTTCCAGAGATTGCTCTTACTTTCGATCTGGCAACTGGCAACGAACTTTCTACAATTGAAAATCTTATAAAAAAATACAATATCAAAGTTACGATTTTTCTCTCGAATGAGAGGCCATCCGATACAACGGGTTCATTTTTTATGAGCTCGAATATTCGCTATATCAAGAAAATGGCAAAGTCCAATAAGGTAGAATTCGCCAATCATACTTGGAGCCACTTCAACTATGTAAGAAGTGTTCATGAAACATCTCCTAAACGAAGAAAGGTTTTGGATTATGTTTCCAAAGACGCGATGACTCTCGAGAGAATGGCAGAAGAATTGTATCGAGTTGAGACTAAATATCTGGATATAACAGGCGATAATCTAACCAAATTCTATAGACTTCCATATGGCGCCGTAAACACATTGATTCTGAATTCGCATGCATCTATTGGATACAAAGATCATATCATGTGGTCCAAAAATTCAGTCGGCTCTCTTGATCTTCCTGACTATATTCATAAACAATTTATTACCAAAATCAGTGAGAAAGGTAAACCAACTGTTGTTAAGAATCCATTCTATAAAACAGGTCGGGAAGCATTGGATTTTTTGTACAAATGGGAAAATCGTGATTCAAATGGAATGAATGGTGCCATTTTGCTGATGCATTTGGGTAGTCCGAGAAAATTTGATAAGCTGATTGATATCTTACCCGAATTTATTGAGACCATGAAGAAAAAGGGTTACTCATTCGTCACGGTCTCTGAAGTTTTAAACGATAAACAAGATTGA
- the rpsU gene encoding 30S ribosomal protein S21, with translation MVGIIIKDGESIEAALRRFKRDCANAGIMSEIKRREYFEKPSVVKKKAIEAAVRKRDKKKRLYAKKDKV, from the coding sequence ATGGTAGGAATTATAATAAAAGACGGCGAATCTATTGAGGCTGCCCTACGAAGATTTAAGCGTGACTGTGCCAATGCTGGTATCATGAGCGAAATTAAGAGACGTGAATACTTTGAAAAGCCAAGCGTCGTTAAGAAGAAAGCTATTGAAGCTGCTGTAAGAAAAAGAGATAAAAAGAAAAGACTGTACGCCAAGAAAGATAAGGTCTAA
- the proC gene encoding pyrroline-5-carboxylate reductase, translated as MDKMRIGFIGLGNMGYAIYNGIGDDYIKLAYDPIPKYIEEIEYSESVREIADKSEILIICVKPHQVEKVIREIESPRTIISIAAGIDYKSLVSWADPESRVIRTMPNLPLQSKTGVIAYFGNTEEYSIIELLFSKLGKTVALEKEELMDAVTGLSGSGPAFVFSFLQAMAEGGVKSGLAYSESLSIAIETIAGSMSYLKSELEKDGSIHPMELRNRVTSPGGTTIYGISEWEKNKVSYGIAESVFQASKRSKELGKN; from the coding sequence ATGGATAAGATGCGTATTGGATTTATTGGTCTGGGAAATATGGGATATGCCATCTACAATGGAATTGGTGACGATTATATAAAACTTGCTTATGATCCAATTCCCAAGTATATTGAAGAAATAGAATATTCGGAATCGGTTCGAGAGATTGCAGATAAGTCGGAAATTTTGATTATCTGTGTGAAACCTCACCAAGTAGAAAAAGTGATCCGAGAAATCGAATCTCCTAGAACCATCATCTCGATTGCTGCGGGAATCGACTATAAATCTCTTGTTAGTTGGGCAGATCCGGAATCTAGAGTCATTCGCACCATGCCCAATCTTCCTTTGCAATCGAAAACTGGAGTGATCGCATACTTCGGTAACACAGAAGAATATTCGATCATCGAATTGTTATTCTCCAAATTGGGTAAGACTGTAGCACTCGAAAAAGAAGAGTTGATGGACGCTGTGACCGGGCTCTCTGGTTCAGGACCTGCATTCGTATTTAGCTTTCTGCAAGCTATGGCAGAAGGTGGAGTGAAGTCTGGTCTTGCTTACAGTGAATCTCTAAGTATAGCGATTGAGACCATAGCCGGATCCATGAGCTATCTAAAATCAGAACTAGAAAAAGACGGATCGATTCATCCCATGGAACTTCGCAATCGAGTGACTTCTCCTGGCGGAACAACGATCTATGGAATCTCCGAATGGGAGAAGAATAAAGTCTCTTATGGAATCGCTGAGTCTGTATTCCAAGCAAGCAAGAGATCCAAAGAATTAGGCAAAAACTGA
- the fbp gene encoding class 1 fructose-bisphosphatase: MMPLKPQDNLISLSQFLIEEQLKLPYATGGFTALMSHLLYAAKIVSREVRKAGLLDNILGATQKENVQGETVMKLDDYADRIFTNALTICGHLCVMASEEQEEIIPIPEGYKCGKYTIAIDPLDGSSNIDSNVSIGTIFSIHRRLDIEAKTPGTKADLLQVGHKQRCAGYIVYGSSTMLVLSTGNGVVGFTLDPSCGEFLLSHPNMVMPETGNIYSVNEGNYNYWSPEFQNYVKHIKSLEDGKPKTARYIGSLVADFHRNLLKGGIFLYPNDTKSNKYPDGKLRLLYEVAPMAFIAEQAGGMAVTVKGERILDLTPTQLHQRSTMIVGSKKEVEQFLKFI; encoded by the coding sequence ATGATGCCACTAAAACCACAAGACAATCTTATATCACTCTCACAATTTTTGATCGAAGAACAATTGAAGTTGCCCTATGCAACTGGTGGCTTCACGGCTCTTATGAGCCACCTGCTGTATGCAGCCAAAATTGTATCCCGCGAAGTAAGAAAAGCTGGGCTTCTCGATAATATCTTGGGTGCAACTCAGAAAGAAAACGTCCAAGGCGAGACGGTCATGAAGCTAGATGACTATGCCGATCGGATTTTTACCAATGCCTTAACAATCTGCGGACATCTCTGTGTTATGGCAAGCGAAGAACAAGAAGAAATCATCCCGATACCCGAAGGCTATAAATGTGGCAAATACACAATTGCTATCGATCCGCTAGACGGCTCATCTAACATCGACTCCAATGTATCGATTGGAACCATTTTCTCCATCCATAGAAGACTAGACATCGAAGCGAAAACTCCTGGAACCAAAGCAGATCTATTGCAAGTCGGACACAAACAACGTTGTGCTGGATACATTGTGTACGGATCTTCGACCATGCTTGTACTATCTACAGGCAACGGAGTTGTAGGATTTACACTCGATCCTTCTTGCGGAGAATTCCTGCTATCTCATCCCAATATGGTGATGCCAGAGACAGGTAACATCTATTCTGTGAACGAAGGCAATTACAACTATTGGTCGCCTGAATTCCAAAACTATGTAAAACATATCAAATCTCTCGAAGACGGCAAACCCAAAACAGCACGATATATTGGATCTCTTGTTGCCGACTTCCATCGCAACCTCCTAAAAGGTGGAATCTTTCTCTATCCAAATGATACAAAATCCAACAAATATCCTGATGGCAAATTGCGTCTGTTATACGAAGTTGCACCTATGGCTTTTATTGCAGAACAAGCAGGTGGAATGGCTGTAACGGTAAAAGGTGAGAGAATTCTTGATCTTACACCGACACAACTTCACCAAAGATCCACAATGATTGTAGGATCCAAGAAAGAAGTTGAGCAATTTCTAAAATTCATTTAA
- a CDS encoding GatB/YqeY domain-containing protein, translating into MPTIQEIVYSDLKEALRSHIEPELGTLRLLKSEIQYDLTKTGAKEIPDPAMILILKKNLSQRKDSAAEYRKAGREDLAAKEEAEAVVIAKYLPEEIGEDAIQKAVDDAITQLPAKGPSDTGKVMGKVMQNFKGQNIDGSKVSEIVKRSLQALS; encoded by the coding sequence ATGCCCACAATCCAGGAAATAGTATATAGTGACCTCAAGGAAGCTCTAAGATCTCATATTGAGCCTGAGCTTGGTACCCTTCGTTTATTAAAATCTGAGATTCAATACGATTTAACCAAGACAGGTGCGAAGGAGATTCCCGACCCTGCGATGATTCTTATACTCAAGAAGAATCTATCTCAACGTAAAGACTCAGCTGCTGAATATAGAAAGGCGGGAAGAGAAGATCTTGCTGCCAAAGAAGAAGCAGAAGCCGTTGTCATCGCTAAGTATTTGCCAGAAGAGATTGGCGAAGATGCGATCCAAAAGGCTGTAGATGATGCAATTACTCAACTTCCTGCAAAAGGTCCATCTGATACCGGTAAGGTGATGGGAAAAGTCATGCAAAATTTCAAAGGGCAAAATATTGACGGATCTAAGGTATCCGAAATAGTTAAGAGATCACTACAGGCATTATCTTAA
- a CDS encoding flagellar filament outer layer protein FlaA, with protein sequence MVFIISVSLRPISRALIFFLITAIFFPFHSAPTKIDRDELGRVELLEKIVQSRASYQLFLIDSFERQNPWEIFRGNSFLNHTEFISKKPENEAYTKESAFFKNLFPLTNKYSFMIHSYVEQPGIDKVEIRPKSAIYFPLGIPIRLIFWVYSENVDMTAKLILEQKKSSDIYLDLGSLKFEGWRRLEVKLNIPPKNLRLIQSLQIPLQLKGIRLSSSPFQQKGPFFIYLDQMTLLLETSVVTYPGSEVKDNWGD encoded by the coding sequence ATGGTATTTATTATATCGGTTTCTCTTAGACCGATCTCTAGAGCATTGATTTTTTTTCTAATTACGGCAATCTTTTTTCCATTCCATTCGGCACCAACCAAGATTGATCGCGACGAACTAGGACGAGTCGAGCTTCTAGAAAAAATTGTCCAGAGCCGCGCAAGCTATCAATTATTCCTGATCGATTCATTCGAAAGACAGAATCCATGGGAAATTTTTCGAGGTAACTCATTTCTCAACCATACAGAATTTATTTCCAAAAAACCAGAAAATGAAGCATATACAAAAGAATCTGCTTTCTTCAAAAACTTATTTCCACTCACCAACAAATATTCTTTTATGATACATAGTTATGTAGAGCAACCTGGGATTGATAAGGTGGAGATTCGTCCGAAGTCAGCAATTTATTTCCCTCTAGGAATTCCCATACGGCTGATATTTTGGGTCTATTCTGAAAATGTGGATATGACAGCCAAATTGATTTTGGAACAGAAAAAATCATCAGATATATATTTGGATCTAGGTAGTCTCAAATTTGAAGGCTGGAGAAGATTAGAAGTAAAATTGAATATCCCTCCAAAGAATCTAAGACTCATCCAGTCTCTACAGATTCCACTCCAACTAAAAGGCATTAGGTTGAGTTCATCTCCATTCCAACAAAAAGGTCCTTTCTTCATCTACTTAGATCAGATGACTCTTCTTCTTGAGACAAGTGTTGTTACCTACCCTGGATCAGAAGTGAAAGACAATTGGGGAGATTAA
- the tyrS gene encoding tyrosine--tRNA ligase, whose protein sequence is MLDSTKLQLEKIRRGTVEVISEAELASKIEKKKSLKIKAGFDPTAPDLHLGHLVLLRKLRHFQELGHTVYFLLGDFTGMIGDPSGKSETRKRLTKEEVAGYAKTYQEQVFKILDPKATQVVFNSEWCLPMKVEDVLGLTAKYSVARLLERDDFSKRYKSGNSISLLEFMYPLFQGYDSVVMESDVEIGGTDQKFNLLVGRELQRDYGKEAQCVVTLPLLVGLDGEKKMSKSLGNYVGITEAPIDMYGKLMSVSDTLMWSYFEILTDIPLPEIESYKKSVANQEIHPKEMKTKMARAIMDQLHPASSNEEAIEEWNRIHNTKARALPDEIPTHSIGSEFFQDKPPLLASVLNQIGFTSSASEGRRLIKNGGIYVNEEKIQDESYSLSQGNEYIIRQGKKGKFIKIVT, encoded by the coding sequence GTGTTAGATTCTACAAAACTTCAATTAGAAAAAATTCGACGGGGAACCGTCGAAGTAATCAGCGAAGCTGAACTCGCATCAAAGATTGAGAAGAAAAAATCTCTCAAGATAAAGGCAGGTTTTGATCCAACTGCTCCCGATCTTCATTTGGGACATTTGGTGCTGCTTCGGAAGCTTAGGCATTTCCAAGAACTCGGGCATACTGTGTATTTCTTGTTAGGTGACTTTACGGGTATGATTGGAGATCCAAGTGGTAAGTCGGAGACAAGAAAGCGACTCACCAAAGAAGAAGTTGCGGGTTATGCTAAGACTTACCAAGAACAAGTTTTTAAGATTTTAGATCCTAAGGCAACGCAAGTTGTTTTTAACTCAGAATGGTGTCTTCCTATGAAAGTGGAAGATGTATTGGGACTTACTGCTAAGTATTCGGTTGCACGACTGCTTGAGAGAGATGATTTCAGCAAAAGATACAAGTCGGGCAATTCCATCTCACTACTTGAGTTCATGTATCCTCTATTCCAAGGCTATGATTCCGTTGTTATGGAATCCGATGTAGAGATCGGCGGAACCGACCAGAAGTTCAATCTATTGGTGGGTCGAGAGCTTCAACGTGATTATGGTAAAGAAGCTCAATGCGTTGTTACCTTGCCTTTGTTGGTTGGTCTTGACGGTGAGAAGAAGATGTCTAAATCTCTTGGCAATTATGTGGGAATCACAGAAGCACCGATTGATATGTATGGTAAGCTTATGTCTGTGTCCGATACATTGATGTGGAGTTATTTTGAGATTCTTACTGATATTCCACTACCCGAAATCGAATCTTATAAAAAATCTGTAGCAAACCAAGAAATCCATCCCAAAGAAATGAAAACTAAGATGGCTCGTGCAATCATGGATCAACTGCATCCTGCCTCTTCTAATGAAGAGGCGATTGAAGAATGGAATCGAATTCATAATACGAAAGCTCGCGCTCTACCAGATGAGATTCCGACACATAGTATTGGTTCGGAATTTTTCCAAGATAAGCCTCCACTGCTTGCATCCGTTCTCAATCAAATTGGTTTTACCAGTTCTGCATCTGAAGGCAGGCGATTGATCAAGAATGGTGGAATCTATGTTAACGAAGAAAAAATCCAAGATGAATCCTATTCTTTGTCGCAAGGCAATGAGTATATTATAAGACAAGGCAAGAAAGGAAAATTTATCAAGATCGTTACCTGA
- the rpoD gene encoding RNA polymerase sigma factor RpoD, with protein sequence MENLQEMPEVQKIIALGKANREVSYDEINEILPDKILNSEKIDDVFTLLHELGIEVVEDYTKEAVEEAIQPEKVHREKEEKKEKEEKEKVVKKKKEPAGGGSEDPIRLYLKEIGKVSLISGETEVFLAKRIEKGEKIIEETILGSSILRQNFAKLIPKIKSKKIKVYELVKVDKLYALNQDEAEKLEKNFFDNMDIIQQDEKVFNEATNRIRKYSENSKKFRELKERIDLSSNKIDEAIRNIGVSQKEIQKISQKIKSMVFRIKEIEKHFLKIKAKYGHDVREIKGFNRFIEKNENLDEIEKMMDVDIDEVREVIKDIRNNERKLRRMEQEAGSPVHEIKEWGERIIKGEREISQAKKELVRANLRLVVSIAKRYANRGMHFFDLIQEGNIGLIKAVDKFEYKKGYKFSTYATWWIRQAITRAISDQARTIRVPVHMIEQVNKVIRETRLFVQEFGRDPSNEEIAERLGWPVGKVKAVKNVAREPISLEIPVGSEEDSELGDFIEDKDVETPVNAAASSILAEQIRQVLQTLPAREQKVIRMRFGLDDGYAQTLEEVGYQFKVTRERIRQIEAKALRRLRHPSRSKRLKDYID encoded by the coding sequence ATTGAAAATCTACAAGAGATGCCCGAAGTACAGAAGATTATTGCCTTAGGCAAAGCGAATCGGGAAGTAAGTTATGATGAGATCAATGAAATCCTTCCTGACAAAATTCTCAACTCAGAAAAAATCGATGATGTCTTTACACTTTTGCATGAGCTCGGAATTGAAGTAGTCGAAGACTACACAAAAGAAGCTGTCGAAGAAGCGATCCAACCAGAAAAAGTTCATCGCGAAAAAGAAGAGAAGAAAGAAAAAGAAGAAAAAGAGAAAGTCGTTAAGAAGAAAAAAGAACCTGCCGGTGGCGGTTCAGAAGATCCAATCCGCCTCTATTTAAAAGAAATTGGAAAGGTAAGTCTTATCTCTGGAGAGACAGAAGTCTTTCTTGCAAAGAGAATCGAGAAGGGTGAGAAAATCATCGAAGAGACAATTCTCGGATCAAGTATATTGCGCCAAAATTTTGCTAAATTAATTCCTAAGATCAAAAGCAAAAAAATCAAAGTCTATGAATTGGTAAAAGTGGACAAATTGTACGCTCTAAACCAAGATGAAGCCGAGAAATTAGAGAAGAACTTCTTCGATAATATGGATATCATCCAACAAGACGAAAAGGTTTTCAACGAAGCAACCAATCGCATTCGCAAATATTCCGAGAACTCTAAGAAGTTTCGTGAACTCAAAGAACGCATTGATCTATCATCCAATAAAATTGATGAAGCTATTCGCAATATTGGTGTATCGCAGAAAGAAATTCAGAAGATATCCCAGAAAATCAAATCTATGGTTTTTCGAATCAAAGAGATTGAGAAACATTTCCTTAAGATAAAAGCCAAATACGGACATGATGTTCGGGAAATCAAAGGCTTCAATCGCTTCATCGAGAAGAACGAAAACCTAGACGAAATCGAAAAGATGATGGATGTCGATATTGATGAAGTTCGCGAAGTAATCAAAGACATTCGTAATAACGAAAGAAAGCTTCGACGTATGGAACAAGAGGCGGGATCTCCAGTTCATGAAATCAAGGAATGGGGAGAGCGAATCATCAAGGGTGAGAGAGAAATCTCTCAAGCCAAAAAAGAACTGGTTCGCGCTAACTTGCGTTTGGTTGTGTCCATTGCAAAGCGTTATGCAAACCGAGGAATGCATTTCTTCGATCTTATCCAAGAAGGCAATATTGGTCTAATCAAAGCTGTTGATAAATTCGAATACAAAAAAGGTTATAAATTTTCTACCTATGCGACTTGGTGGATAAGACAAGCAATCACTAGAGCAATCTCTGACCAGGCTCGTACGATTCGTGTTCCTGTTCATATGATTGAACAAGTAAACAAAGTGATTCGTGAGACGAGATTGTTTGTTCAAGAATTCGGTCGTGATCCATCCAATGAAGAAATCGCAGAACGACTTGGCTGGCCAGTTGGCAAAGTAAAAGCTGTGAAGAACGTTGCCCGGGAACCAATCTCTCTTGAGATTCCTGTTGGTTCCGAAGAAGACAGTGAATTGGGTGATTTTATCGAAGACAAAGACGTTGAGACTCCAGTCAACGCTGCCGCATCTTCTATATTAGCCGAACAGATTCGCCAAGTGCTCCAGACTCTTCCTGCTCGTGAGCAGAAAGTTATTAGAATGAGATTTGGTTTAGATGATGGATATGCACAGACTCTAGAAGAAGTGGGTTATCAGTTCAAGGTAACTCGTGAGCGTATACGTCAGATCGAAGCGAAAGCTCTTAGAAGACTTCGCCATCCATCTAGATCCAAAAGACTTAAGGATTATATTGATTAA
- the dnaG gene encoding DNA primase: MSGSDFKERVRREVPIESYISRFIPLKKAGKNYLGLCPFHNEKTPSFNVNSQGGYYHCFGCKASGDIFRFVMDYNKVDFVRSMEILSEASGIPLTSGKSPEDNERNKRKEEAYRINQKANEFFVSCLHSQAGKQALDYLLGRGLSLDEIKKFDIGYALEGFQNLRPDILRTSFDEELGIELGLLKKNEKGNIYDFYRNRVMFPIRDSSGRFVGFSGRTLSTDTVEAKYINSPNSIVYDKGRQVFNLYLASEEIRNLRTVYLVEGVMDAIGLYTKGVQNVLAPLGTSFTENQSKILKNLADKVYLVMDGDAAGKKGALRASEILLKDGLPTEVVFLDQGVDPFELSRSKNKAEIRNVLESGRSGWDFLVAEALLGADASSEPELKKKGIRSLFQFTKKWEKETDRQLFLTEGAKKIGLTYQALLNDFRMEKEQFAPAVSDNQTRTQRNIATNRPIKKGAVECERTLLAKLVIYPDLFRFAHRLDELVFLDETSVIVWEWLYTQFHMGEAITPAEFLSAESLPEKIRESLAPFLMQEEIADEEDQGIVFEELIMAQRKFFHENEMNKYYMFPSMSEGDFESISQITYHKNEIEKINSYFRKHSHQTMRK; the protein is encoded by the coding sequence ATGTCCGGTTCCGACTTCAAGGAGAGAGTTCGAAGGGAAGTCCCTATAGAAAGTTATATTTCTAGATTCATTCCTCTTAAGAAAGCTGGCAAAAATTACTTAGGACTCTGTCCTTTTCACAACGAAAAAACTCCCTCATTCAATGTAAATTCCCAAGGCGGATACTACCATTGCTTTGGTTGCAAAGCATCCGGTGATATTTTCCGTTTTGTTATGGATTACAACAAAGTAGACTTTGTTCGCTCCATGGAGATTCTATCGGAAGCATCGGGAATTCCGCTTACTTCTGGTAAGTCGCCAGAAGACAATGAACGCAATAAACGAAAAGAAGAAGCCTATCGAATCAACCAAAAGGCAAATGAATTCTTTGTGAGCTGTCTACATTCTCAAGCGGGCAAGCAGGCTCTTGACTATTTACTTGGTCGTGGCCTAAGCCTAGACGAAATCAAAAAATTTGATATTGGATATGCACTTGAAGGATTCCAGAATCTAAGACCTGATATTTTGCGCACAAGCTTTGACGAAGAGCTTGGAATCGAACTTGGTTTACTCAAGAAAAACGAGAAAGGAAATATCTACGATTTCTATAGGAATCGAGTCATGTTTCCCATTCGAGATTCTTCGGGACGATTTGTTGGGTTCTCAGGTAGAACTCTTTCAACCGATACAGTTGAAGCCAAATACATCAATAGCCCCAATTCGATTGTCTATGATAAGGGTAGGCAAGTTTTCAACCTATACCTTGCAAGCGAAGAGATTCGCAACCTCAGAACGGTTTATCTTGTGGAAGGTGTGATGGATGCGATTGGTCTATACACAAAAGGCGTACAGAACGTACTCGCACCTCTGGGAACTTCGTTTACTGAGAACCAATCCAAGATTCTCAAGAACCTTGCAGATAAAGTCTATCTCGTTATGGACGGAGATGCTGCTGGCAAAAAGGGAGCACTTCGAGCATCCGAGATCCTTCTCAAAGATGGACTTCCAACAGAAGTGGTATTTTTGGATCAAGGCGTTGACCCATTTGAACTATCTAGATCTAAGAATAAAGCTGAGATTCGAAATGTGCTAGAATCGGGCAGAAGTGGTTGGGATTTCCTAGTCGCAGAGGCACTTCTTGGTGCCGATGCCTCATCTGAGCCCGAACTCAAGAAAAAAGGAATTCGTTCGCTATTCCAATTCACCAAAAAATGGGAAAAGGAAACGGATAGGCAGCTATTTCTTACGGAAGGTGCGAAGAAAATAGGCCTAACTTATCAGGCTTTGTTGAACGATTTCCGTATGGAGAAGGAACAGTTTGCCCCTGCCGTATCCGATAATCAAACTAGAACGCAACGCAATATTGCCACCAATCGTCCAATAAAAAAGGGTGCGGTTGAATGTGAGAGGACTTTGCTTGCAAAGCTTGTGATCTATCCGGATTTGTTTCGATTCGCTCACCGTTTGGATGAGTTAGTTTTTCTGGATGAAACGAGTGTTATAGTTTGGGAGTGGTTGTATACTCAATTCCATATGGGTGAGGCAATTACTCCAGCAGAATTTCTATCTGCAGAATCTCTGCCTGAGAAGATCAGAGAGAGTCTTGCACCGTTTCTTATGCAAGAAGAGATTGCAGATGAAGAAGACCAAGGAATTGTTTTTGAAGAATTGATTATGGCGCAGAGAAAATTTTTCCATGAAAATGAAATGAACAAATATTATATGTTTCCATCGATGTCTGAGGGTGATTTTGAGAGCATATCACAAATAACTTATCATAAGAACGAGATTGAGAAAATCAATTCGTACTTTCGGAAACATTCTCATCAGACAATGCGGAAATAG
- a CDS encoding OmpA family protein, translated as MKTMKWMLPMGLLMIALNAGNHDLSAISWEEIQQTPTWKKFCGCAVEKPIDQVANREEALGSLEEGKLEELGTENYMEKLYLGVKRDFEYSGTEFKQVSDGLEAQGVALKRIEDDEKKLREILLSIDGDVSFPTGKSSLTPKAKELLGKIAAAMAAYPETKAKVGGHTDSVGAFQLNMRLSKARAVSVKEELMKAGSIAEERFTEVDGFADLQKIVNTISAEPRNRRTEITIGTIKIIK; from the coding sequence ATGAAAACAATGAAATGGATGCTACCAATGGGTCTGCTTATGATTGCGCTGAATGCAGGCAACCACGACCTATCTGCCATTAGTTGGGAAGAGATCCAACAGACTCCTACCTGGAAGAAATTCTGTGGATGTGCCGTCGAGAAACCCATCGATCAAGTTGCAAATCGTGAAGAAGCATTGGGTTCTCTAGAAGAAGGCAAACTCGAAGAGCTCGGAACCGAGAATTATATGGAGAAATTGTATCTAGGAGTCAAAAGAGACTTCGAATATTCAGGAACCGAATTCAAGCAAGTCAGTGACGGTCTCGAAGCTCAAGGTGTAGCCCTCAAGCGAATCGAAGATGATGAGAAGAAGCTAAGAGAAATCCTACTCAGTATTGATGGAGACGTATCCTTTCCCACAGGTAAGTCTTCCCTCACTCCCAAAGCAAAAGAGCTACTTGGCAAAATTGCCGCTGCTATGGCAGCCTATCCCGAAACCAAAGCAAAAGTCGGCGGACATACAGATAGCGTCGGAGCCTTCCAATTGAATATGCGTCTATCTAAAGCACGTGCAGTCTCGGTAAAAGAAGAATTGATGAAGGCGGGAAGTATCGCAGAAGAGCGATTCACCGAAGTTGATGGGTTTGCTGATCTTCAGAAGATCGTGAATACAATCAGTGCAGAACCACGCAATAGAAGAACAGAAATTACAATAGGAACGATCAAGATCATCAAGTGA
- a CDS encoding YggS family pyridoxal phosphate-dependent enzyme: MNLSERYFRIRDEAIAISGNPNLCLIAVSKRHPYSSLRDAFMGGVLDFGENQISEGLGKIQEWKAEFPERNIYFHHIGPVQTGSLRKLFGNFQFTHGVGSLNTLKELKKRSDKEVSSLKYFLQVNLTLEDSKNGILEEEVTQILGSIQDYSSDRLIFAGLMTMGPTDEDPIKTREVFKKLRLIRDDLCPGKSLSMGMSGDYKIALEEGSDIIRIGTAIFGERNYG; this comes from the coding sequence ATGAATTTATCCGAAAGGTATTTCCGGATTCGAGATGAAGCAATCGCAATCTCTGGTAATCCAAACCTCTGCTTGATTGCTGTATCCAAACGACATCCTTACTCTTCACTGAGAGATGCATTTATGGGTGGAGTTTTGGATTTTGGAGAGAATCAAATCTCTGAGGGTCTCGGCAAAATCCAAGAATGGAAAGCTGAGTTTCCCGAACGCAATATCTATTTCCATCATATTGGTCCCGTTCAAACAGGTAGTCTTAGAAAGTTATTTGGGAATTTTCAATTCACTCACGGAGTAGGAAGTCTCAATACATTAAAAGAATTGAAGAAACGCTCAGACAAAGAAGTTTCTTCTCTGAAGTATTTTCTGCAAGTAAACCTCACATTAGAAGATAGTAAGAATGGAATACTCGAAGAAGAAGTTACGCAAATTCTTGGATCGATTCAGGATTATTCATCGGATCGATTGATTTTTGCTGGACTAATGACTATGGGCCCGACTGATGAAGATCCGATCAAGACTCGTGAAGTCTTCAAGAAACTTCGTTTGATCCGAGATGATCTATGCCCAGGAAAAAGTCTATCTATGGGAATGTCTGGTGATTATAAGATTGCTCTCGAAGAAGGATCGGATATAATAAGGATCGGGACTGCCATTTTTGGAGAAAGAAATTATGGATAA